The following proteins are encoded in a genomic region of Mycolicibacterium confluentis:
- the gltB gene encoding glutamate synthase large subunit, protein MGFPDGRAPRSAGLYNPAYEHDSCGVAMVVDMHGRRSRDIVDKAITALVNLEHRGAQGAEPNTGDGAGILLQVPDRFLREVCGEQGINLPAPGSYATGIAFLPQSAKDAAAACAALEKIVEAEGLDLLGWRDVPTDESSLGALARDAMPTFRQIFIAGADGMDLERRAYVIRKRAEHELGTKGPGQDGPGRETVYFPSLSGQTFVYKGMLTTPQLKAFYLDLQDDRLESSLGIVHSRFSTNTFPSWPLAHPFRRVAHNGEINTVTGNENWMRAREALIHTDVFGYHNDLNKIFPVCTPGASDTARFDEVLELLHLGGRSLAHAVLMMIPEAWERNEDMDPARRAFYRYHASLMEPWDGPASVCFTDGTVVGAVLDRNGLRPSRVWVTDDGLVVMASEAGVLDIDPSRVVKRLRLQPGRMFLVDTAQGRIVEDEEIKAQLAAEHPYEEWLEDGRFHLSELPEGNYVKMPHHRVVLRQQTFGYTYEELNLLVAPMARTGAEALGSMGTDTPIAVLSQRPRMLFDYFQQLFAQVTNPPLDAIREEVVTSLQGVIGPEGDLLNPDESSCRQIVVPQPILRNIELAKLINVDPDHEIRGRKHGLRAAVVQCLYPVADGGPGLRRALEDVRKRVSQAIRNGARIIVLSDRESNEWLAPIPSLLSVAAVHHHLVRERTRTQVGLVVEAGDAREVHHMAMLCGFGAAAINPYMAFESIEDMVDRGVITGLSSDEAKNNYVKAAGKGVLKVMSKMGISTLASYTGAQLFQAIGISQRVLDEYFTGLHCATGGIDLDDIAAEVATRHELAYLERPDERAHRELEVGGEYQWRREGEYHLFNPDTVFKLQHSTRTGQYSVFKEYTKLVDDQSERMASLRGLLKFKEGVRQPVPIDEVEPASEIVKRFSTGAMSYGSISAEAHETLAIAMNRLGGRSNSGEGGESVDRFEPDANGDWRRSAIKQVASARFGVTSHYLTNCTDIQIKMAQGAKPGEGGQLPGHKVYPWVAEVRHSTPGVGLISPPPHHDIYSIEDLAQLIHDLKNANPAARIHVKLVSENGVGTVAAGVSKAHADVVLISGHDGGTGATPLTSQKHAGAPWELGLAETQQTLLLNGLRDRIVVQVDGQLKTGRDVVVAALLGAEEFGFATAPLVVSGCIMMRVCHLDTCPVGVATQNPVLRERFNGKPEFVENFFLFIAEEVRELMAQLGFRTINEMVGQVSALDTARAAEHWKAYKLDLTPVLHEPESAFMNQDLYCSSRQDHGLDKALDQQLITQCREALDSGTPVRFTTKIANVNRTVGTMLGHEVTKVYGGQGLPDGTIDITFEGSAGNSFGAFVPKGITLRVYGDANDYVGKGLSGGRIVVRPSDGAPEGYVAEENIIGGNVILFGATSGSAFLRGVVGERFAVRNSGAHAVVEGVGDHGCEYMTGGRVVILGATGRNFAAGMSGGIAFVYDPNRALPDNLNGEMVALEALDDADLEWLHEMITAHVDATDSAVGQRILADWPAQQQHFVKVMPRDYRRVLEAIADAEAAGACVDDAIMAAARG, encoded by the coding sequence GTGGGTTTTCCGGACGGCAGAGCGCCCCGCAGCGCCGGGCTTTACAACCCTGCATATGAGCACGACTCGTGTGGCGTTGCCATGGTCGTCGATATGCATGGCCGACGCAGCCGCGACATCGTCGACAAGGCCATCACGGCGCTGGTGAACCTGGAGCACCGCGGTGCGCAGGGCGCCGAGCCCAACACCGGCGACGGCGCGGGAATCCTGCTGCAGGTTCCGGACAGGTTCCTCCGCGAGGTCTGCGGCGAGCAGGGGATCAATCTGCCCGCGCCCGGCAGCTACGCCACCGGCATCGCATTCCTGCCGCAGTCCGCGAAGGACGCCGCCGCCGCGTGCGCAGCGCTGGAGAAGATCGTCGAGGCCGAGGGCCTGGACCTGCTCGGCTGGCGCGACGTTCCCACCGACGAGTCCTCGCTGGGCGCGCTCGCCCGCGACGCCATGCCGACGTTCCGGCAGATCTTCATCGCCGGCGCCGACGGCATGGACCTCGAACGTCGCGCCTACGTGATCCGCAAGCGCGCCGAGCACGAACTCGGCACCAAGGGCCCCGGCCAGGACGGCCCCGGACGCGAGACCGTGTACTTCCCGAGCCTGTCGGGACAGACGTTCGTCTACAAGGGCATGCTGACCACGCCGCAGCTCAAGGCGTTCTACCTCGATCTGCAGGACGACCGCCTTGAGAGTTCGCTGGGCATCGTGCACTCGCGCTTCTCGACCAACACGTTCCCCTCGTGGCCGCTGGCCCACCCGTTCCGCCGGGTCGCCCACAACGGTGAGATCAACACCGTCACCGGCAACGAGAACTGGATGCGGGCCCGCGAGGCGCTGATCCACACTGACGTCTTCGGCTATCACAACGACCTGAACAAGATCTTCCCGGTCTGTACGCCGGGCGCCTCCGACACCGCACGGTTCGACGAGGTCCTCGAACTGCTGCACCTCGGTGGGCGCAGCCTGGCGCATGCCGTGCTGATGATGATCCCCGAGGCGTGGGAGCGCAACGAGGACATGGACCCGGCCCGCCGGGCCTTCTACCGCTACCACGCCTCGCTCATGGAGCCGTGGGACGGACCGGCGTCGGTGTGCTTCACCGACGGCACCGTCGTCGGCGCGGTGCTCGACCGCAACGGACTGCGTCCGTCGCGCGTCTGGGTCACCGACGACGGCCTGGTGGTCATGGCGTCCGAGGCCGGCGTGCTCGACATCGATCCCAGCAGGGTGGTCAAGCGCCTGCGCCTGCAGCCGGGCCGCATGTTCCTGGTGGACACCGCGCAGGGCCGCATCGTCGAAGACGAGGAGATCAAGGCCCAGCTTGCCGCCGAGCACCCCTACGAGGAGTGGCTCGAGGACGGCCGGTTCCACCTCAGCGAGCTGCCCGAGGGCAACTACGTCAAGATGCCGCACCACCGCGTGGTGCTGCGCCAGCAGACCTTCGGCTACACCTACGAGGAGCTGAACCTCCTGGTGGCCCCGATGGCCCGCACGGGCGCCGAGGCCCTGGGCTCGATGGGCACCGACACTCCGATCGCGGTGCTCTCGCAGCGCCCGCGGATGCTCTTCGACTACTTCCAGCAGTTGTTCGCGCAGGTGACCAACCCGCCTCTGGACGCCATCCGCGAAGAGGTGGTGACCAGCCTGCAGGGTGTGATCGGCCCCGAGGGCGACCTGCTCAACCCCGACGAGAGCTCCTGTCGCCAGATCGTGGTGCCGCAGCCCATCCTGCGCAACATCGAACTGGCCAAGCTGATCAACGTCGACCCCGACCATGAGATCCGCGGTCGCAAGCACGGCCTGCGGGCCGCCGTGGTGCAGTGCCTCTACCCCGTCGCCGACGGCGGCCCGGGTCTGCGCCGCGCGCTCGAGGACGTGCGCAAGCGGGTTTCGCAGGCCATCCGCAACGGCGCGCGCATCATCGTGCTGTCCGACCGGGAGTCCAACGAGTGGCTGGCGCCGATCCCGTCGCTGCTGTCGGTGGCCGCGGTGCACCATCACCTGGTGCGTGAACGCACCCGCACCCAGGTGGGCCTGGTCGTCGAGGCCGGCGATGCCCGCGAGGTGCACCACATGGCGATGCTGTGTGGATTCGGTGCCGCCGCGATCAACCCGTACATGGCGTTCGAGTCGATCGAGGACATGGTTGACCGCGGCGTCATCACCGGGTTGTCCAGTGACGAGGCCAAGAACAACTACGTCAAGGCCGCGGGCAAGGGTGTGCTGAAGGTGATGTCCAAGATGGGCATCTCGACCCTGGCCTCCTACACCGGCGCGCAGTTGTTCCAGGCGATCGGCATCAGCCAGCGTGTGCTCGACGAGTACTTCACCGGGTTGCACTGCGCCACCGGCGGAATCGACCTCGACGACATCGCGGCCGAAGTCGCGACCCGGCACGAACTGGCCTACCTGGAGCGTCCCGACGAGCGGGCGCACCGTGAACTCGAGGTGGGCGGCGAATACCAGTGGCGCCGCGAGGGTGAATACCACCTGTTCAACCCCGACACGGTGTTCAAGCTGCAGCATTCGACGCGCACCGGCCAGTACTCCGTGTTCAAGGAGTACACCAAGCTGGTCGACGACCAGAGCGAGCGGATGGCATCGCTGCGCGGCCTGCTGAAGTTCAAAGAGGGTGTCCGCCAGCCGGTTCCGATTGACGAGGTCGAGCCCGCCAGCGAGATCGTCAAGCGCTTCTCCACGGGCGCGATGAGCTACGGGTCGATCTCGGCCGAGGCACACGAGACGCTGGCCATCGCGATGAACCGCCTCGGCGGCCGGTCGAACTCCGGTGAGGGCGGCGAGTCCGTCGACCGCTTCGAACCCGACGCCAACGGCGACTGGCGCCGCAGTGCGATCAAGCAGGTGGCCTCGGCGCGCTTCGGCGTCACGAGCCACTACCTGACCAACTGCACCGACATCCAGATCAAGATGGCCCAGGGTGCGAAACCCGGTGAGGGCGGTCAGCTTCCGGGACACAAGGTGTACCCGTGGGTGGCCGAGGTGCGGCACTCCACGCCCGGCGTCGGCCTGATCTCGCCGCCGCCGCACCACGACATCTACTCGATCGAGGATCTGGCCCAGCTGATCCACGATCTGAAGAACGCCAACCCGGCCGCGCGTATCCACGTAAAGCTGGTCAGCGAGAACGGTGTCGGCACGGTCGCCGCGGGCGTCTCCAAGGCACACGCCGACGTCGTGCTGATCTCGGGTCACGACGGTGGCACCGGTGCCACGCCGCTGACGTCGCAGAAGCACGCCGGCGCGCCGTGGGAACTCGGCCTGGCCGAAACGCAGCAGACCCTGCTGCTCAACGGACTCCGCGATCGCATCGTGGTGCAGGTCGACGGTCAGCTCAAGACCGGCCGCGACGTGGTGGTCGCGGCGCTGCTCGGTGCCGAGGAGTTCGGCTTCGCGACCGCGCCGCTGGTGGTCTCCGGCTGCATCATGATGCGGGTGTGCCACCTGGACACCTGCCCCGTGGGTGTGGCCACGCAGAACCCGGTGCTGCGCGAGCGCTTCAACGGCAAGCCCGAGTTCGTCGAGAACTTCTTCCTCTTCATCGCCGAAGAGGTCCGGGAGCTTATGGCGCAGTTGGGCTTCCGGACGATCAACGAGATGGTCGGTCAGGTCAGCGCACTCGACACCGCGCGGGCCGCCGAGCACTGGAAGGCTTACAAGCTGGACCTGACGCCGGTGCTGCACGAGCCCGAGTCGGCCTTCATGAACCAGGACCTGTACTGCAGTTCGCGCCAAGACCACGGCCTCGACAAGGCGCTGGACCAGCAGCTGATCACGCAGTGCCGCGAGGCGCTGGACAGCGGCACCCCGGTGCGCTTCACGACCAAGATCGCCAACGTCAACCGCACGGTCGGCACGATGCTGGGCCATGAGGTGACCAAGGTCTACGGCGGCCAGGGCCTGCCCGACGGGACCATCGACATCACGTTCGAGGGCTCGGCGGGCAACAGCTTCGGCGCCTTCGTGCCCAAGGGCATCACGCTGCGGGTCTATGGCGATGCCAATGACTATGTGGGCAAGGGCCTTTCGGGTGGACGGATCGTCGTCAGGCCGTCCGACGGCGCGCCCGAGGGCTACGTCGCCGAGGAGAACATCATCGGCGGCAACGTGATCCTGTTCGGCGCCACCAGCGGATCCGCGTTCCTGCGCGGCGTCGTGGGTGAGCGCTTCGCCGTCCGCAACTCGGGCGCCCACGCGGTGGTCGAGGGTGTGGGCGATCACGGATGTGAGTACATGACGGGTGGCCGGGTCGTGATCCTGGGCGCCACCGGGCGCAACTTCGCCGCGGGTATGTCGGGCGGCATCGCCTTCGTCTACGACCCGAACCGCGCCCTGCCCGACAATCTGAACGGAGAGATGGTCGCTCTTGAAGCTCTGGACGACGCCGACCTCGAATGGTTGCACGAAATGATCACTGCGCACGTTGATGCCACTGACTCTGCTGTCGGACAACGGATCCTGGCCGACTGGCCAGCCCAGCAGCAGCATTTCGTCAAGGTGATGCCGCGCGACTACCGGCGGGTCCTCGAGGCCATCGCCGATGCCGAAGCCGCGGGCGCATGCGTCGACGACGCGATCATGGCGGCCGCTCGTGGGTGA
- a CDS encoding glutamate synthase subunit beta, with amino-acid sequence MGDPSGFLKHTHRETPARRPVPLRLKDWREVYEEFSHDTLQAQASRCMDCGIPFCHNGCPLGNLIPEWNDLVFRGRWRDAIERLHATNNFPEFTGRLCPAPCEASCVLGINQDPVTIKQVEVEIIDNAFDEGWVVPLPPEVLTGKKVAVVGSGPAGLAAAQQLTRAGHHVTVFERADRIGGLLRYGIPEFKMEKRHIDRRLEQMEAEGTVFRAGVNVGVDITVEQLREDFDAVVLAGGATAWRDLPVPGRELEGIYQAMEFLPWANRVQLGDPVTDDDGQPPITAKGKKVVIIGGGDTGADCLGTSHRQGAASVHQFEIMPRPPETRAESTPWPTYPLMFRVSSAHEEGGERVFSVNTEAFVGENGHVKALKVHEVVMKAGKFEKVEGTDFELEADLVLLAMGFVGPEKPGLLTDLGVEFTDRGNVARDDDFQTTVPGVFVAGDMGRGQSLIVWAIAEGRAAAAGVDRFLTGETALPVPIKPTAAPQR; translated from the coding sequence GTGGGTGATCCAAGCGGCTTCCTGAAGCACACCCACCGTGAGACGCCGGCCCGTCGCCCCGTGCCACTGCGGCTCAAGGACTGGCGCGAGGTCTACGAGGAGTTCAGCCACGACACCCTGCAGGCGCAGGCGTCGCGGTGCATGGACTGCGGTATCCCGTTCTGCCACAACGGATGCCCGCTGGGCAACCTGATCCCGGAGTGGAACGACCTGGTGTTCCGCGGCCGGTGGCGCGATGCCATCGAGCGGTTGCACGCGACCAACAACTTCCCGGAGTTCACCGGCCGGCTGTGCCCCGCGCCGTGCGAGGCGTCATGCGTTCTGGGCATCAACCAGGATCCGGTGACCATCAAGCAGGTCGAGGTCGAGATCATCGACAACGCCTTCGACGAGGGCTGGGTTGTGCCGCTGCCGCCGGAGGTGTTGACCGGAAAGAAGGTCGCCGTCGTCGGCTCCGGACCGGCCGGCCTGGCCGCCGCCCAGCAGTTGACCCGGGCTGGGCACCACGTCACGGTCTTCGAGCGTGCCGACCGGATCGGCGGCCTGCTGCGCTACGGCATCCCCGAGTTCAAGATGGAGAAGCGGCACATCGACCGCCGTCTCGAGCAGATGGAGGCCGAGGGCACGGTCTTCCGTGCGGGCGTCAACGTCGGCGTCGACATCACCGTCGAGCAGCTGCGTGAGGACTTCGACGCCGTGGTGCTGGCGGGCGGCGCCACCGCGTGGCGTGACCTGCCGGTCCCCGGGCGTGAACTCGAGGGCATCTATCAGGCGATGGAGTTCCTGCCGTGGGCCAACCGGGTCCAACTCGGCGACCCCGTCACCGACGACGACGGCCAGCCGCCCATCACGGCCAAGGGCAAGAAGGTCGTCATCATCGGCGGCGGCGACACCGGTGCCGACTGCCTCGGCACGTCGCACCGCCAGGGCGCGGCCAGCGTGCACCAGTTCGAGATCATGCCGCGGCCCCCGGAGACCCGGGCCGAATCGACGCCGTGGCCGACCTACCCACTGATGTTCCGGGTGTCCTCGGCGCACGAGGAGGGCGGGGAGCGCGTGTTCTCCGTCAACACCGAGGCGTTCGTGGGCGAGAACGGCCACGTCAAGGCGCTCAAGGTGCACGAGGTCGTGATGAAGGCCGGCAAGTTCGAGAAGGTCGAGGGCACGGACTTCGAGCTGGAGGCCGACCTGGTGCTCTTGGCGATGGGTTTTGTGGGCCCGGAGAAGCCCGGCCTGCTGACCGACCTTGGCGTCGAGTTCACCGATCGCGGCAACGTCGCGCGCGATGACGACTTCCAGACCACGGTTCCCGGCGTCTTCGTTGCCGGCGACATGGGCCGCGGACAGTCGCTGATCGTGTGGGCGATCGCCGAGGGGCGGGCTGCGGCGGCCGGCGTCGATCGGTTCCTCACCGGTGAGACGGCACTTCCGGTGCCGATCAAGCCGACGGCCGCTCCCCAACGGTAG
- a CDS encoding LLM class F420-dependent oxidoreductase has product MRFAFKTSPQNTTWSDMLAVWKAADQIDVFESGWTFDHFYPIFSDPTGPCLEGWVTLTALAQATERLRVGVLVTGIHYRHPAVLANMASALDIVSNGRLELGIGAGWNEEESGAYGIELGSIKERFDRFEEACQVLKGLLSQETTTFDGTFYQLTDARNEPKGPQQPNPPICIGGSGEKRTLRITAQYADHWNYVGGPPEEFARKRDVLAAHCADIGRDPKEIMLSSHVRLSPEHDYQKVVDEAAALGAEGLDLAIVYLPSPYDPAVLEPLAQTIRDSGLLSQ; this is encoded by the coding sequence ATGCGATTCGCGTTCAAAACCTCACCGCAGAACACCACATGGTCCGACATGCTCGCGGTCTGGAAGGCCGCTGACCAGATCGACGTCTTCGAGTCGGGTTGGACCTTCGACCACTTCTATCCGATCTTCTCAGACCCCACCGGGCCGTGCCTTGAGGGATGGGTGACGCTGACGGCGCTCGCGCAGGCCACGGAGCGGTTGCGGGTCGGCGTCCTGGTCACCGGCATCCACTACCGCCATCCTGCGGTGCTGGCCAACATGGCCTCAGCGCTGGACATCGTTTCGAACGGGCGCCTCGAACTGGGCATCGGCGCGGGCTGGAACGAGGAGGAGTCCGGGGCCTACGGCATCGAGTTGGGCAGCATCAAGGAGCGCTTCGACCGGTTCGAGGAGGCATGTCAGGTGCTCAAGGGACTGCTCAGTCAGGAGACGACGACCTTCGACGGCACGTTCTACCAACTCACCGACGCCCGCAACGAGCCCAAGGGCCCGCAGCAGCCCAACCCGCCGATCTGCATCGGCGGCAGCGGCGAGAAGCGCACCCTGCGGATCACGGCGCAGTACGCCGACCACTGGAATTACGTGGGCGGCCCGCCGGAGGAGTTCGCGCGTAAGCGGGACGTGTTGGCCGCGCACTGCGCTGACATCGGCCGCGACCCGAAGGAGATCATGCTGTCCTCCCATGTCCGATTGAGCCCCGAGCACGACTATCAGAAGGTGGTCGACGAGGCCGCCGCCCTGGGCGCCGAGGGACTGGATCTCGCGATCGTCTACCTGCCGTCGCCCTATGATCCCGCGGTGCTCGAACCGTTGGCGCAGACGATCCGGGACTCGGGCCTGCTCAGCCAGTGA
- a CDS encoding PHP domain-containing protein, with protein MDPAAVLREIAYYKDRAREDSRRVMAYRNAADVVDALTDEQRAKHGRANSWQSLPRIGPKTAAVIAQAWSGREPDVLVELRSAAEDLGGGELRAALKGDLHLHSNWSDGSAPIPEMMAAAHALGHEYCALTDHSPRLRVANGLSPDRLREQLDVIDELRERFAPMRILTGIEVDILEDGTLDQEPDLLDRLDVVVASVHSKLAMDAPAMTRRMVRAVQHQRVSVLGHCTGRLVAGGRGLRAESKFDAEKVFTACRDHGTAVEINSRPERRDPPSRLMTLARDIGCLFSIDTDAHAPGQLDFLGYGAQRALDNEVPAERIINTWSAAELAEFTSAR; from the coding sequence CTGGACCCGGCGGCCGTCCTGCGCGAGATCGCCTACTACAAGGACCGGGCGCGTGAGGACAGCCGCCGCGTGATGGCCTACCGCAACGCCGCCGACGTGGTGGACGCGCTGACCGACGAGCAGCGTGCCAAGCACGGTCGGGCCAACTCATGGCAGTCCCTGCCGCGCATCGGTCCCAAGACGGCCGCGGTGATCGCGCAGGCCTGGTCGGGCCGGGAACCTGACGTGTTGGTTGAGTTGCGTTCTGCGGCAGAGGATCTGGGCGGCGGAGAACTGCGGGCCGCGCTGAAGGGAGATCTGCACCTGCATTCGAACTGGTCCGACGGTTCGGCGCCGATTCCGGAGATGATGGCCGCCGCGCACGCCCTGGGGCACGAGTACTGCGCGCTCACCGATCATTCGCCGCGACTGCGGGTGGCCAACGGCCTCTCCCCAGATCGGCTGCGCGAGCAGTTGGACGTCATCGACGAACTGCGGGAACGGTTCGCGCCCATGCGCATCCTCACCGGCATCGAGGTCGACATCCTTGAGGACGGCACGCTGGACCAGGAACCCGACCTGCTCGACCGCCTGGACGTGGTGGTGGCCAGCGTGCACTCGAAACTCGCGATGGACGCCCCCGCGATGACGCGGCGGATGGTGCGCGCGGTCCAACACCAGCGGGTGTCGGTGCTCGGGCACTGCACGGGCCGCCTGGTCGCGGGCGGTCGTGGTCTGCGTGCCGAGTCGAAGTTCGACGCGGAGAAGGTGTTCACGGCCTGCCGGGATCATGGCACCGCGGTGGAGATCAACTCGCGTCCGGAGCGCCGGGACCCGCCGTCGCGGCTCATGACCCTGGCCCGCGACATCGGATGCCTGTTCTCGATCGACACCGATGCGCACGCGCCCGGCCAACTCGACTTCCTCGGGTACGGCGCGCAGCGCGCACTGGACAACGAGGTGCCGGCCGAACGCATCATCAACACCTGGTCGGCGGCGGAACTGGCGGAGTTCACGTCGGCGCGCTGA
- the dinB gene encoding DNA polymerase IV, whose protein sequence is MFVFDESAHTSASILHADLDSFYASVEQRDDPTLRGRPVIVGGGVVLAASYEAKAYGVRTAMGGRQALQLCPAAIIVPPRMSAYSRASEAVFEVFRDTTPVVEPLSVDEAFLDVSGLRRTAGAPVVIAARLRERVLDEVGLPITVGIARTKFLAKVASQVAKPDGLLLVPPHEELAFLHPLPIRRLWGVGAKTEEKLRAHGIETVAQVAELGESTLSAMVGGAMGRQLYCLSRNIDRRRVVTGVRRRSVGAQRALGRRGSTMSAAEIDAVVLNLIDRITRRMRSAGRTGRTVTLRLRFADFGRATRSHTLPHATSATEPILAAARDLVAAAAPLTAERGLTLVGFAVSHIDRSGAAQLELPFGPHVERETVDRAVDDVRRRFGNAALTRGVLVGRDHGVEVPVLPD, encoded by the coding sequence ATGTTCGTGTTCGACGAGTCCGCTCACACCTCGGCCAGCATCCTGCACGCCGACCTGGACTCCTTCTACGCCTCAGTCGAGCAGCGCGACGATCCGACGCTGCGCGGGCGTCCCGTCATCGTCGGCGGCGGTGTCGTGCTCGCGGCCAGCTACGAGGCCAAGGCCTACGGCGTGCGCACCGCGATGGGCGGTCGCCAGGCGCTGCAGCTGTGCCCGGCCGCGATCATCGTGCCGCCCCGCATGTCGGCCTACTCGCGCGCCAGCGAGGCGGTTTTCGAGGTGTTCCGCGACACCACGCCCGTCGTCGAACCGCTCTCGGTCGACGAGGCATTCCTCGACGTCAGCGGATTGCGGCGCACCGCAGGCGCGCCCGTCGTGATCGCGGCACGCCTGCGCGAACGGGTCCTCGACGAGGTGGGGCTGCCCATCACCGTCGGTATCGCGCGCACTAAGTTCCTGGCCAAGGTCGCCAGCCAGGTGGCCAAACCCGATGGGCTGCTGCTGGTTCCGCCACACGAGGAGTTGGCCTTTCTCCATCCGCTGCCGATCCGCCGGTTGTGGGGTGTGGGCGCCAAGACCGAGGAGAAGCTGCGGGCCCACGGCATCGAAACGGTCGCGCAGGTGGCCGAACTGGGTGAGAGCACGCTGTCCGCGATGGTCGGCGGGGCGATGGGCCGGCAGCTGTACTGCCTGTCCCGCAACATCGACCGCCGGCGCGTCGTCACGGGCGTGCGGCGCCGGTCGGTCGGCGCGCAGCGTGCGTTGGGCCGGCGCGGCAGCACGATGTCGGCCGCTGAAATCGACGCCGTGGTGCTCAACCTGATCGACCGCATCACCAGGCGCATGCGGTCGGCCGGACGCACCGGGCGGACGGTGACGCTGCGCCTGCGATTCGCCGACTTCGGCCGGGCGACCCGATCTCACACGCTGCCCCATGCCACGTCTGCGACCGAACCGATCCTGGCCGCGGCCCGCGACCTCGTCGCGGCCGCCGCACCGCTGACCGCCGAGCGGGGCCTGACGCTGGTGGGTTTCGCGGTGTCGCACATCGACCGTTCGGGTGCTGCGCAGCTGGAGTTGCCCTTCGGTCCGCACGTCGAGCGCGAGACCGTGGACCGCGCGGTCGACGACGTTCGTCGTCGGTTCGGCAACGCCGCACTCACCCGTGGGGTGCTCGTCGGCCGCGACCACGGCGTCGAGGTGCCGGTGCTGCCGGACTGA
- a CDS encoding TetR/AcrR family transcriptional regulator codes for MSAPSAARANRGRRSARPSGDDREQAILETARRLLEEKPFTEISVDDLAKGAGLSRPTFYFYFPSKEAVLLSLLDPLITRADTGFARVSELRSDPPKAFRAGIHTFFDAFASQPVMGRVGAQALSTSPEVRALWTQFMQRWIDQTEALINSERERGAAPETIPARELAIALNQMNERAMVAALTGESASVPANQMVETLAHIWMSSIYGDRLL; via the coding sequence GTGTCAGCCCCCAGTGCCGCCCGAGCGAATCGCGGACGCCGTTCGGCGCGCCCCTCCGGAGACGACCGTGAGCAGGCGATTCTCGAGACCGCACGGCGTCTGCTGGAGGAGAAGCCCTTCACCGAAATCTCGGTCGACGACCTCGCTAAGGGCGCGGGGCTGTCGCGGCCCACGTTCTACTTCTACTTCCCGTCCAAAGAGGCCGTGCTGCTGTCCCTGTTGGACCCGCTGATCACGCGCGCCGACACCGGCTTCGCCCGGGTGAGCGAACTTCGCTCCGATCCCCCCAAGGCGTTTCGGGCTGGCATCCACACGTTCTTCGACGCGTTCGCCTCGCAGCCCGTCATGGGTCGGGTCGGTGCGCAGGCTCTGTCGACCAGTCCCGAGGTCCGGGCGCTCTGGACGCAGTTCATGCAGCGCTGGATCGACCAGACGGAGGCGCTGATCAACTCTGAGCGGGAGCGCGGCGCGGCACCCGAGACCATCCCTGCCCGCGAACTGGCCATCGCGCTCAACCAGATGAACGAGCGGGCGATGGTGGCGGCGCTGACCGGGGAGTCCGCATCGGTTCCCGCCAACCAGATGGTGGAGACCCTGGCCCACATTTGGATGTCCAGCATCTACGGCGACCGCCTGCTCTAG